The sequence TCGCGTAAAGTAGTAAGAATGACCCGGAATGATATTTCTATGTTTTAGTAGTAGGGCAATTGTTTGCTTTCTTAAATCATCTCTAGAAACTATAATGTGTATCACAAATTAAACTTTTGTATTTGTGTGTCAATATGTAACAGAGGTCTGAACTTCGGGCAGGAGTAGAAATAGTAGTTGCTACTCCTGGAAGATTTATTGATCATTTACAGCAAGGCAATACTTCTCTTACACGGATCTCATATGTTGTCCTGGATGAAGCAGATAGAATGCTTGATATGGGTTTCGAACCTCAAATAAGAGAGGTATATTCGTTAAATTTTCAAGGCTGAGTCTGGTTAtacatatttttttaatttatattacTTTATAAATAAGTTGCCAAGGATCTCTCTTATGTGGCTAGTGCGCTTATGAGAATTTTCAATGCGTGATCATAAACTCACATATGCTATATTGAGTAAAAATGAAGGTGAGAAAAAGTTCCAGGAAATAAAACTGAAATGACCTGCATTGACCTTTGCTTTAGCATAATCCCATTGCTATCTTAAATTTGACTTCCGATGGCTTACTTCATCTTATGCTGAATTGCATATCCATTTTTTATATGTGGTGTTTGCGTattattgaaaaaatgttttggCCTTTATGTTTTGAGGTTTTGATGATTTCATCTAATAGTGTGCTATATATTGCACTCCAAGAATGTGATGCTGACTTTTATCTGTATATGCATTATTGTGAAATTCATTTTGTCTTGATGTTTAGGTACTGATGTAATATGTTAAGGTTATTTTGCATTAAACACGTGTCCTGTTCTTCATACTAGTATCGGTTGGTAATGTAATCAGCAACAAAAGATAATtactaatattttattttattattcttaGGTTATGCATAACCTTCCAGAAAAGCATCAAACGCTGTTGTTCAGTGCAACTATGCCAGTGGAGATTGAAGCACTAGCACAGGTTTATTTGATATCAAGCTCTTTTTGTGTTTAGTTTTCATTATGTGCATAATCTAGTTTACTTTTTCACTCAAATTTGCAAGACAAAAATCCCCAATCAGAATTGTTATACCTGCATATGAGCTCCAGAACAGTATTATCATGCAACTGGATATTAACGTTATCACCTAGAGATTAGCAGATTACTAGTGGGCTTATACTAGCTAGATCTACTTCATTACTACTACATTCAAGGATCTACTTGCATGATTCTAGTATCATGTGAAGCTGTTATTTCAACTAAACTACCTTCATTTAATTTGAAATTCAGGAATATCTAACAAATCCAGTTCAAGTCAAGGTTGGCAAAGTGAGCAGCCCAACAGAGAATGTGTCCCAAAATTTGGAGAAAATTACTGAAAATGAAAAGGTATTCCAGTTTTAATTTTAGGTACAATTTTCATCCATTTCAAGATAGGTATTGATATCAATCAGTACATCTTTGTAAATATGCAAAAATTTTGCAGTGAAAGTGTGAAACATACATTTGCGTGTTGGATAATATGAATGATACTTTGTGACTATCTGACCAAGTAATTGCTTATGGAGAGGATGAAACCACATTAAGGATAGTTCACTGTGAACATATGATTAACCGATTTTGAGAACAGTGAATACCAGCAGTTCCTTGTTTCTTCTTTTGGTTGGAGTGGGATATAGACAGACATAATATTTAGAACTTTAAGAAATTTCATTAGAGGAGTAAAACTGGTTGGCTTCAAGTGTAGCGATACTCTCATCCGTGAAGGCCTTTGAACTCCATTAGAATAGGAAAAAGAATCAAAGCTGACGTCTTAGTCAATTTCACCAGGCTTTCATATTTAAGTCTGAATGCTTTTGAAGGAGCAGTGAATATTTAAGAATTATATTGATGTTATAAGTCGCTTCGACTGTACTGAATTAGTGGACTTAGCTATAGTGTTTATTTTTTGTTTTAATGttctatagatagatagatatataaaactaatttataTAAGTTTTTTTCCCTCTGTTACTGAACTGTTTCTTGGTGTCACTGTATCAATTAATAATAAGGTGAAATAGTTCCTACAAGTGTGACCCTAGGGTCCATTTTTCACTAAGCTAAGTAGGTCTTATGCACCATGCCTTGGGTGCATGGAGAGCTAATTTGTAGTTCTTCTGATTTTAATTATCAATCCCTTGGTATGATTCTTTAATATCCAGCTAATTGTTAATCTTTATTTTCTATCTAACTGATACTTCAGTTCTCTGTGACTGTTATGCTGTTCTAAACACAATAATCTATGGAAATCTGTTATGTTATTTATTAACATTTAACATTATGTCGTAACTCAGTCAATAGGAAAATAAATATTATGCGATACCCTTCTCTTGCTATAGtcattatttaatacttatatttatttactTGAAACTGTAGTAGCCTTCAATGATTCTCATGTTTCAATCACTGTTCAATTTCAGATATAAACATCAAGGTGTTTTAGTCATCATGTTAACTTTTTTGAAATTCATTTGCAGATTGATCGGCTGCTATCTTTACTTGTTGAGGAGTCTGCACTAGCTGAAAAATTAGGCCATCCATTTCCCTTAACAATCGTATTTGTGGAACGAAAGGTATTGCAGATTCATGCACATTTTATAGTAAAATTTGTTCCTTTTTCTTTCTAACCTCTTAATTTTACTACAATGATCTTTGTTCAGTTGAGATTTATCGATATTTTTAATAATGGCTAGCTCattcttatttatatttataattatgccCTCCTGGCACATATGTCCAATCTGTCTACCTCTTTTCTCTGTTTATGGTTAAGAATGATAATTTTCTGTTACTAAAGTTTTTGTTTATATTAGAGGTCGGGTTTAATAAGTAATTAGTGTGTCAAATGATTATAAAGGGCGACATTTGACCTGTTACAGAGACCCTAACCCAAATAGGCACTTTTATGAGTAAAAGAGTCAAAGTTGCTAGTTAATTTAGATATTAGTGGCAAGTTATCTTCTCCTGGCATTGGAAAATAAGGTTGCTCTAAGTTTTGCAATAAGTtttcatctatctatctatatctatatatctatatatagtatATACAACAAAGTATTGTTATTAGCCTCTTATATCTCCAACCCTATATAAAATAAGGTTGCTCTAAACACCCAAAACAAGACACATACTACatacacaaacactctcattcCACCACTCCCACCATTACTGGTATCGTATTTTGCTGTTATAAGGCTATTTATTGTCATCATTACCGAGAATAGTTAGCTATGACTAACACATTTGTAAAAAGGAACTTGGCTATTGATGCTGCTGGTATGTTTAATGATAACTCTAAGATTGCAACATAAAGGCTTACAATTTAAATCTGTATTGTCATGTAGACAAGGTGCGATGAAGTTGCTGAAGctttggtagctcagggtttaaaTGCTGTTGCTCTTCATGGAGGCCGAACTCAGAGTGAAAGAGAGGGTGCCTTGCGTGATTTTAGACATGGTCCTACTAATATCTTGGTATGTCAAAAAGCAATCAACTAGGTTTTTTTATTCTTATTTCATTGTTTCAGTTGAATCTCCACTAGTAACTCAAACCTAATATTGACCACGTGCTTGTATTCTACTGAAGGTGCCAAAATGTGGGTTGAAACATGTTTGTGTAGGTCAGGTTGGGGTGACCTGCAAACATCTTTTTTGTCCATCTGCGTTGTAGCCAGAACAAAACTATTACAGCAATAATCTAAAATCATAAATATTAAGAATGGTCAAAGAGATTGTATGCATTAGAAGTAGGTTATGGGCGACTTCCAACCTTTTTGGCTTGTTTGACCTGTTTCCGTATAAGTTAATTATTTTTGTTTGATTTGTTCATGGTTCACCTCTCTTATTTTGCGAGTTTATGTGTCTATTCAATTCTGTACATGAATTAAGGTGTAACTGAACTCGAATATACAGGTTGCTACTGATGTTGCATCTCGGGGGCTAGATGTTACCGGAGTTGCTCATGTAGTTAACATGGACCTTCCAAAGGTATATGACTCACAGCTTTTTTAATACTTAATCATCTTTGAATTACAGTAAAAAACTAAATGCCCTTGTGGATTTTGGTACTTTGAAAGCAAATCTTTTTTACTTGTATGTTTTTTGGTGGCTTAACTCAGACTATGGAGGACTATGTGCACCGGATTGGTAGGACAGGTCGTGCCGGATCAACAGGACGAGCTACTTCGTTTTTTACAGATCGTGATATGGTGTGTGCTTTCTTGACTCTTCCATTGTTTTCTATAGCTTGCTACCCACACAACTCATGGAATATGCAACATTTTACAGGCTTCAATAATAAAGTGTTAATAACTTAAGACGATTACTTTAGTAGTAATAAAAACCAAAGTGATGGATAATGTGTAAAATAGTTTAAAATTGGATTGTGTTGCATTTTTCCTGCCGCGGAGGGATTATTTAATTCCAAAAAGGAGATAAAACGCTGCCATTGTGCTTATTCATTCCTCTTAGTGGCATTAACTTATTGATTTTTAATTTGCTTGACAATGGTTATGTTCCAGTTTCTTCTATCACAAATAAGGAAAGCAATAGCGGATGTTCAATCTGGGAACACTGTGGCCTTTGCCACCGGCAAGGTACACTTTTTATAAAATTAGTCATCATAGTCCTTAGTATTACACAGAGTGCCAATTGCAACCCATTTACCTATAAACGGGCCAACTCTGTATATTATGCCTTATGAGGTAAGTGGCTGACTGGGTGAAAAAAAGAATGGATGAAGGGGAAACATATCGAAAGATGCTAAACTTGTATTCATATGCTTACAGCCTTCTCAATCGTCCTAATGGATTATTAGatcattacaaatatatgtgttttgCAATTAATCAATAAAGGAGAATGCTAACTATAGCTCTTAGGGATATAGTTAAGCATGACTAAAATAACATCATAAACTTAGTTCACTATAAATCAAAGTGATTGTATTGTATATTTATATTCACTTTCTGTAAATACGTGTGTAAATGTTTAATATTCATGGAAATAGTTAGTTTCGCTTTAGATTAGAAGGTTTATAAATACTGTAAGCTTAACTACAGCCCTTGGGCTATAATTACAATTCTCCCATTTCAACCGGAAAAATAAAAGGCTGTTGTAAGCTTAATAACAGAAAAAGGATTACTATTGTAAACTTAAAACCATGCATAACTGAAACGACTGGGTTTTGATCCATTCGTTTCGGTCGTGCATGGCCTTAAGCTTACAATAGCCGTCCTTTTTTGTTCTATTAGAACTATTTTTTTTGACATAACAATGTATCTTCTGAAGTTTTGTCCACTTTCCAAGTTACAAAGAGCAAATGGTCGATTTGGGTTATGGTGTATCTCTAATGGGGTAACATGGGTTAAGCTAAAAGATTTAAATAAAATGGAAACATGTCAATGGGTCGAGAAGGTCAAATAGGTCGACAGTCATCCAAAATTCGAAGTTTATTTTAAATGTAACTATTCAATCATATCTAACAAATTAGTTATGTTTAAAGCACTTATGAAGGTATACAGAGTGTATTATTTTTCTAGTCATCCATGTATAACACACGAAGCACATGTAATATGTAGGTTGCTAGGAGGAAAGAGCGAGAAGCAGCTGCGGCACAAAAAGAAGCAAGGATTGCACAATCAAAGCTCCCACCGACATCAATAAATGTGGAAGACAAGTACAAGTACATGATTGCTCCTGCCATGATCAAAAAAGAGGGTGCTGCTGATGATGCTTGGGACGATTAGTATTACAAAAGGTAGACTAGACAGACTCTTTACAAATTCTAATTCCACTACTAAATATATCTTTTTGGCCTCATTATTCAAGTGCGATCACAATAAGCTTTAGAGTTTGGTAGATTCGGTAAGCTGTGTATAATTTGCGTTGACGTCGTTTTTTAGCATATGAATCTTGTTGACAAAATCTTAGTACtattacaaaagaatttttcattctTGCGTGTTTCTCCTCGTCCTTGACACCTTGTGGCTTCCATTTAAACTTTTGGAAGCAAAACTGATGTACTTTTCATTCGAAAGGATATCGCTCTTTTGACCCTCTTAATCAAATCAGATATGTGTGCAACTATAGAACTAATTCTGGTGACCAAAACAAAGACTTGTTTGACGAATCATATTTTTTATGAACTTTTCTAACTTATATAAGAATCATTTGTATGGCAGTAATTTAGTAAACGTTTGTTTTTAATCGGTAATTTATGAAACGTAGTACCACTGGGCAATAGTTCATTATGAGTTGCAATCAGTTGACACTTATACTGTAGAAGCCTTTTTCTTCTTTGTCTGGTATTATTTGGTGTGACACATTTGAAGGATATATTGTCTTTATATTTTACCTCGtcagattttaaattatttttcttcCTATTGATGTCGAATCAATATATAAACTATTTTTCTTCCTATTGATGTCTTCAAATCGAGTCACTAAATTTGAAGTACATAGTATATAGGAAGATATTATGTGAGAAGAGCACTTTTAAATCATATGTTGTAGAAATTCATACATCATGTTCATTTCCAAATTCTAATAGCAGGAAATGTTTTCAATAGGATACTTTGATACAAATATTTCATCCAAGTTTCAACCTGCCTGAAGGCTTCAAAGTTTACTCTACGGTGCTTGATTCAATTGGGCTacttaaaactatatgtaaaaaCATTGGATCAAGTGACCTCGGCACAAAAGCTTAAAAATCTCGAAAGTGACCCATAAAACCATAGACTCCCAAAACATCCATTATAAGAGAATTTGAAACAAAACCTGATAATATGTATAAGTTTCAAGCATCTTCAAAAAGGGTAAAAGGGGTAAAGGGTACTAACTGATCTTCCATTGAGCTCGAGCAAGTTCATACATAAAATCAGAGATATCAGAGGATTTCAAATCAAATCAAAATCTTATGAaaatgtaaattataataataggcTAGAAGTTAAGTTGATCTCCATATTTTCATTCCTTGCGCGAAAATAGTAAAAAGTGCAAGAAAGGAGGACATCAGTGTAAAACTTACAAGCGAAAGAGTAAATTAAAGATGAGATGCACTACAGACTATAGTTTCTATCAGATACATCAAACATTCAAGCCTTAACTTGCACACTCAAAAAAGAAACAAAGCAAAAGCGAAAAACGTAAAGCACCATCAGATGGTTTACTCACAATGTTGCACTCGATACCCATTTCCAACGGGTTCCATATTATGACCCGTGAAAGCTCGTTTGACCCATTTAGTATCCATATTCTATGACGCCATGACTTGATGCCGTTTATTATGACCCATAAAAGCTTGTCTCAGCATTTGATATCCATCTCGATAATGATCAAGTGAAAAACATAGCTGTCGTATTGCCTCTCGTTTCTCCTCTGCTCCTTCTTCAATCACTTCTCGTTGCCTCTCGATTTCTCTTTCCAATTCCTCACCTTTACAAGTCAACTCCTCTATTGACTTATTTGACTTCTCAATCCGATCAACTAACTCAACATGTTCTGCATGTAATTGGTCTAAATGCTGGCTCAATCTATCAATCTCAACATCTTTCAAAGTCAACTCTTGGTCAAGCTCATTGACTTTAACTACTAGTCCATCTTTTTCAACCTTTAACTGCTCGATTTCACCTTCCATTTCCACTTTCACAATCTTTAACCTTCTAAGTTCCTCTTCTGAACATTGACAACGTAGATCGAATTCTTTCATCGTATCATTCATAAGCGCTTGTTCTTTTAACAACTTCGTCACTTGTTCTTGAAGTTGCACATTCTCTTCGGATAACGTTTTGTTTGC comes from Rutidosis leptorrhynchoides isolate AG116_Rl617_1_P2 chromosome 4, CSIRO_AGI_Rlap_v1, whole genome shotgun sequence and encodes:
- the LOC139842329 gene encoding DEAD-box ATP-dependent RNA helicase 20-like; the encoded protein is MSSYVPPHLRKSVAATVATTAAATVTTSATATVTATVTALDNTTAKYKINSKSTNNAFSNAEARRSSTNNHSQPSRALTVPNVVFSQWKPSERILRLKPEQIEEVRLRLNVDVTVTPDSPPAPAPIESFTDMCLDSSIMKDIATHEYTTPTSIQAQAMPVALSGRDLLGCAETGSGKTAAFTIPMIQHCIAQPSVRRGDGPLALVLAPTRELAQQIEKEVKAFSQSLESFRTAIVVGGTNISDQRSELRAGVEIVVATPGRFIDHLQQGNTSLTRISYVVLDEADRMLDMGFEPQIREVMHNLPEKHQTLLFSATMPVEIEALAQEYLTNPVQVKVGKVSSPTENVSQNLEKITENEKIDRLLSLLVEESALAEKLGHPFPLTIVFVERKTRCDEVAEALVAQGLNAVALHGGRTQSEREGALRDFRHGPTNILVATDVASRGLDVTGVAHVVNMDLPKTMEDYVHRIGRTGRAGSTGRATSFFTDRDMFLLSQIRKAIADVQSGNTVAFATGKVARRKEREAAAAQKEARIAQSKLPPTSINVEDKYKYMIAPAMIKKEGAADDAWDD